A stretch of the Poseidonibacter antarcticus genome encodes the following:
- a CDS encoding peptidylprolyl isomerase, which yields MASKATARHILVNTEKLAKKIKKEIIQNDITFEKAAKKFSKCSSGKRGGHLGTFSKGEMVKEFDEVVFSKDLLKIHGPVKTQFGFHLIETTSRY from the coding sequence ATGGCTTCAAAAGCAACAGCTAGACATATATTAGTAAATACTGAAAAATTAGCAAAGAAAATAAAAAAAGAGATAATTCAAAATGATATAACTTTTGAAAAAGCAGCAAAAAAGTTTTCAAAATGCTCTTCAGGAAAAAGAGGTGGTCATTTAGGTACTTTTTCAAAAGGCGAAATGGTTAAAGAATTTGATGAAGTAGTATTTTCAAAAGATTTATTAAAAATTCATGGACCTGTAAAAACACAATTTGGTTTTCACTTAATCGAAACTACTTCAAGGTATTAA